A genome region from Anaerolineae bacterium includes the following:
- a CDS encoding serine hydrolase: MTDNLKQVDSLMRHAISEKVFPGAVLLVARNDSIVFFEAYGYANIFSRRKMTMDTIFDLASLTKPLATTPAVMRLVQQRKLGLEQTLESILPCFKKTDKGQIKIKSLLCHNSGLPAYREYYYKLSKVPPDARSKALKRLLVKESMLHPAGEKVLYSDLGFMILGWVVETVTGRRLDHYVGDEIYMPLGIDSDKGLFFAGLDSRPIIEEFAATEISPWRNILLEGVVHDENAYMMGGIAGHAGLFGSAGSLYILLSSLLSDFYGTKQINLFEKDILHTFFKEQKGTDKALGFETPSSANPSCGDSFSKRSVGHLGFTGTSFWMDIKRNIIVILLTNRVHPSRENNKIKFFRPKVHNAIMDCLLKL; the protein is encoded by the coding sequence ATGACTGATAATCTCAAGCAAGTTGACAGCCTTATGAGGCATGCAATATCCGAGAAGGTTTTTCCCGGAGCAGTGCTCCTGGTCGCAAGGAATGATTCAATAGTTTTTTTTGAAGCTTATGGATATGCCAATATCTTCTCAAGACGTAAAATGACCATGGATACCATTTTTGACCTGGCATCCCTTACAAAACCACTTGCAACAACACCGGCTGTTATGAGGCTGGTCCAACAACGCAAACTTGGTCTTGAGCAAACACTTGAATCAATCTTGCCCTGTTTTAAAAAAACAGACAAGGGGCAGATAAAGATAAAATCTCTTTTGTGCCATAATTCCGGTCTTCCTGCTTATCGTGAATATTATTATAAGCTAAGCAAGGTCCCGCCGGATGCGAGAAGCAAGGCATTAAAGCGCCTTCTTGTAAAAGAATCCATGTTGCATCCCGCAGGGGAAAAGGTGTTATACAGCGATCTTGGGTTTATGATTCTTGGATGGGTGGTTGAAACTGTGACTGGAAGACGTCTTGATCATTATGTGGGTGATGAGATATACATGCCGCTCGGCATAGATTCAGACAAGGGACTGTTTTTTGCAGGTCTTGATTCAAGGCCGATTATAGAAGAATTTGCAGCTACTGAAATATCTCCCTGGCGAAATATCCTTTTAGAGGGGGTAGTGCATGATGAAAATGCCTATATGATGGGAGGTATCGCGGGGCATGCCGGCCTCTTTGGATCTGCCGGCAGCCTCTATATCCTTCTGTCGTCTCTGTTGTCGGATTTTTACGGCACCAAGCAAATCAACCTGTTTGAAAAAGATATTCTTCACACTTTTTTTAAGGAGCAAAAAGGAACAGACAAGGCGCTTGGATTTGAAACCCCGTCATCGGCTAACCCAAGTTGCGGAGACTCTTTTTCAAAAAGGAGCGTAGGGCATCTTGGCTTTACAGGCACTTCCTTCTGGATGGACATTAAGCGGAATATTATTGTTATACTTTTGACCAATCGTGTACACCCATCACGTGAAAATAATAAAATAAAGTTTTTCAGGCCGAAAGTCCACAATGCAATTATGGATTGCCTTTTAAAATTATGA
- a CDS encoding LD-carboxypeptidase — protein sequence MSVRENTQLLPDRLMPGDTIGIVAPAGSFDRKEFDRGVVVLKAMGFSIVVPDDIHIKNGYLAGPDIHRANLINTFFADRKIKAIICARGGFGSMRILSLLNFKSIKKNPKIFIGFSDISAILSVLYTRFGFVVFHGPMVTSLGDASRKTREALLAAVSSDAGLAIMPKTGKTIRHGLASGPVAGGNLTTLCHLIGTPFEPVFKGHILFLEDKGEACYRIDRMLSHMKLAGCFEGLAGLVLGSFKDCGPVGKIFGIVDNIFKDDNIPMLAGFEVGHGKNNITIPIGLNATLDTDRQLLLFHEPATTH from the coding sequence ATGAGTGTCAGGGAAAATACGCAATTATTACCGGACAGACTAATGCCTGGAGATACTATAGGAATAGTTGCTCCGGCCGGTTCTTTTGACAGGAAAGAGTTTGACCGGGGTGTTGTGGTTCTAAAAGCTATGGGATTTAGCATAGTTGTCCCTGATGATATCCATATTAAAAACGGGTATCTTGCCGGGCCGGATATTCATAGGGCCAACCTTATAAACACTTTTTTTGCCGACAGGAAAATAAAGGCAATTATTTGTGCAAGGGGTGGGTTCGGCTCTATGAGGATACTTTCATTGTTGAATTTTAAATCAATTAAGAAAAATCCGAAAATTTTTATTGGATTCAGCGATATATCCGCAATCCTGTCGGTGTTATACACGAGGTTCGGTTTTGTCGTCTTTCACGGGCCCATGGTGACAAGTTTGGGCGATGCTTCCAGGAAGACGAGGGAAGCATTGCTTGCCGCTGTTTCATCAGACGCCGGGCTTGCAATAATGCCAAAAACAGGGAAAACGATCAGGCATGGCTTAGCTTCAGGTCCGGTTGCAGGAGGCAACCTTACCACTTTGTGCCATCTTATCGGGACACCTTTTGAACCTGTGTTTAAAGGGCATATTTTGTTTCTGGAAGATAAGGGCGAAGCATGTTACCGAATTGACAGGATGCTAAGCCATATGAAGCTTGCCGGGTGTTTCGAGGGCTTGGCGGGACTTGTTCTTGGTTCTTTTAAAGATTGTGGTCCTGTTGGTAAAATTTTCGGGATTGTGGATAACATTTTCAAAGATGATAATATCCCAATGCTCGCCGGCTTTGAAGTCGGGCATGGAAAAAATAATATTACAATTCCGATCGGCCTTAATGCAACTCTTGATACAGACAGGCAGTTATTGTTGTTTCATGAACCGGCAACAACACACTAA